The following proteins come from a genomic window of Mucinivorans hirudinis:
- a CDS encoding Beta-hexosaminidase, whose product MRVKIGQMIMTSMDGTVEITPLTQQAIVEYGVGGVVLFEKNISAPLGEPNPQAKRQLAERHSKMQQLASKYPLFISIDHEGGLVNRLKAPYDFPPAISAHQLAEYHSQDSTRKWARGYAKTLKEIGVNLNYAPTVDMIIDPRNTISARGRCFSGNADSVALQAQWWIEEFGKERVLSAPKHFPGHGSSLVDSHNGLTDVTNTWNQRELIPYKKLIDNGFSEMIMVGHLFNERIDKNYPASLSKKTIDGMLRKELGFEGVIITDALNMAAITQNYKYEDAIVLGVNSGADILMIVLGDNVSVGETVEIIEKALRDGRIAPKTIDQAFARIVRLKERLSIFRTPLYTVK is encoded by the coding sequence TGAAGATAGGTCAAATGATTATGACCTCGATGGATGGAACGGTGGAGATTACGCCGCTCACGCAGCAGGCAATAGTTGAGTACGGCGTGGGTGGGGTGGTGCTCTTCGAGAAAAATATTTCTGCCCCACTCGGTGAGCCAAACCCGCAAGCTAAACGACAACTCGCCGAACGTCACAGCAAAATGCAGCAGTTGGCGAGTAAATACCCGTTGTTTATCTCAATAGACCACGAGGGGGGATTGGTCAATCGCCTGAAAGCGCCTTACGACTTTCCTCCGGCGATTTCCGCGCATCAACTCGCCGAGTACCACTCGCAGGACTCAACGCGCAAATGGGCAAGAGGCTATGCTAAAACGCTGAAAGAGATAGGTGTAAACCTCAATTATGCGCCCACGGTGGATATGATTATTGACCCGCGCAATACTATTTCGGCACGAGGACGTTGCTTTTCGGGCAATGCCGACTCGGTCGCTTTGCAGGCGCAGTGGTGGATAGAAGAGTTTGGTAAAGAGAGAGTTTTGAGTGCCCCAAAACATTTCCCGGGGCACGGTAGCTCGCTTGTGGATAGCCACAACGGACTCACGGACGTAACCAACACTTGGAATCAACGAGAGCTGATACCATATAAAAAGCTGATTGACAATGGTTTTTCTGAGATGATTATGGTCGGACACCTCTTCAACGAGAGGATTGACAAGAATTACCCCGCCTCGCTCTCGAAAAAAACAATTGATGGTATGCTTCGCAAAGAACTTGGTTTCGAGGGTGTTATCATTACCGATGCGCTCAATATGGCGGCAATAACTCAGAACTATAAATACGAGGATGCCATCGTTTTGGGGGTAAATTCGGGTGCGGATATTTTGATGATTGTTCTTGGCGATAATGTCTCTGTGGGTGAGACTGTTGAGATTATCGAAAAGGCTCTCCGAGATGGGCGAATCGCACCCAAGACCATCGACCAAGCCTTTGCACGAATTGTGAGACTCAAAGAGAGATTGTCAATTTTTAGAACTCCCCTTTATACAGTAAAATGA